AAGCATGCTGAGATCATTGCCTTGATCACCGATAGCCATCACTTCATCGGCCGTGAAGCCTAATCGTTCAGCAAGTACTTGTAAGGTCCGACCTTTGCTGGCTGCTGGATTCATCAATTCTAAAAAGTATGCCTCTGATTGAACCAAGTAATAACGGTCATAAATTTCAGCTGGAATTTTTTTAATGGCTGCCGCTAGAATCTGGGGGTCATCAATGAACATGCATTTCACAATCGGCAGATCAGATCGCATCTGTTCAGCGGTTCGATAACGGACGGGCATATTAACTAAGAAACTTTCACCTACCGTATAAGGGCTGATGTTAGCATTGGCGGTATAGATATGGTCTTCACTTTCAACGTGACAATGAACACCAATCTTGCGACTCAACGCTTCAATATCAATATAATCATTGTGCGATAGCGTTAAACTAGTAATAATACGGCCTTCCACGGTTTGAGCCATAGCACCATTGAAGGTCACGACGTATTCGTCATCCCCAGTAATGGCCAATTGCTTTAAAAACGGCGTGACGCCGCTTAAGGGCCGACCCGTGCAGAGCACCACTTTGATGCCCTGGGCCCGGGCGGCTTGCACGGCCTGGATTGTTGCTGGATTGAGTTCACTGTGTTCGTTTAGTAGGGTGCCATCCATATCGATGGCAATGAGCTTAACTGACATTAGACTAATTCCTCCATGTAAAATAATAAGTGTTAAATAATTAACCGATCATTTTGAATGTGTTGCTGAAAGGCTTGATAAATAGGATCGAATAAATCAACCTCAGCCGTCCGACTCAACATTTCTTTAGGAAAGAAGAAACGCCGATCGCCAGAGACTTTCCCAGTAATCGCCCGGACGAGATCGCTGACTGTTGAGAGTTCAACTAAGCTGCCGTCTTCTTGCATTAATTCAATCTGCGTCCGTGGTTTTTTCATCTTGGGGTCATAAGCATCGTAAGGTAAATCGTAACTATCATTAGTATCGGTGTAATAATGACTATTAAAGCCGGCCCGCTCGATTAACGTTTGGAGTTGTGGGACGAGTGACTGCGTTTGGGCATCAATCCGAGCTGATTTTAAAGGCCGGCGATCTAAAAAGCGGGTGGCTAAATCAGCTAAGATTGGATCTTGACTATCACGCCAATGGGTAAAGTAGGTGTTTAAGACGCCGTCGTCTAACCGCAGATAGTCTTGTAACGTAAAGTCGTTATTGAAAAATGGTAATAACATGTGCGGGGTGGCCTCAGCGTCAGCTGCATGACTTTGATAAAGTTCATTAGCCCGTTCCAATAGGTGGTCTAAAATGACTTCCATTGAACGTGAGACTGGATGAAAGTATACTTGCATGTACATTTGAAAGCGGCTGACGATGTAATCTTCAACTGCGTGCATGCCTTCCATCGCAAACGTAATGCCACCTTGATAGGGATGCATCACCCGTAAAATACGAGTTAAATCAAAATTACCATAATTGGTACCAGTGAAATAAGAATCCCGTAATAAATAATCCATCCGGTCGGCATCAATTTGACTAGAAATCATTTGGACGACTTGGGGATTAGGATACGTTTTTTGAATGACCGCAGCGACCTGACTTGGAAATTCTGGTGCCACTTGACGCAAGACTTGATTCACTTCAGTTTCCGGTGACGTCAAGATTTTGACGGTCAATGCTTCGTGGTCGGTATGAAAAATATGTTCGAAGGTATGCGAGTAAGCGCCATGGCCAATGTCATGAAGCAAAGCGGCACACAGTGTGACGAGGCGTTCGCGGTCATCCCAACCGCCGTCACCGGGTGTTTTGGTCGGATAATTGCGTTCAAAGTTATCACAGATGCGGCGACTAACTTCGTAAACGCCCAAACAATGACCAAAGCGGGAATGCTCGGCGCCATGAAAAGTTAATGACGTGGTGCCCAATTGCTTGATGCGACGCAACCGCTGAAATTCAGAGGTGTTAATAAGGTCTAGAATCACTTGGTGCTGAATATAGACATAGTCATGGACGGGGTCGCGAAAGACCTTTTCCATGGGCAATAATTGATTACGATATGACAATTAAATGCCTCCGTTCACTAATTTTATTTAAGGCGTTCTTGACGGCGTCGCATTTGTTGATAAGCGTGAGCCAAGTGCGCTTGAAACTCAGGCTCGGCGATTAACCGTGGTAATTGTTGCTGGTCGACGGTACCATGTTGTGCGAGAACGGTATCAAAGCGCTGAATGACGGTTGGAACCGTTAATGGGCGCTGCAATTTCGCTGCCATGGTCGTCATGACGCGGGGGTCCACTTGGGGAAAACGGTCGTCCAACTGGCCGGCTAAACTGGTTTGATAGAATTGTTGGATGAGTTGACTCCGCTGTGTTTGATCACCGTTTACACTGAGATAGAGCATGATGACTAATGCGGAGGCAGTTCGCCGTTGTGACATGCCGGCGATCTTTTGACCTGCAATACTTAAATCATAAGTCCCCGGGCAATAAGAGTGGGTGATTTCGCCGGCCTGAATCGGCCAAGCTGGCCAAACGGCTTGCACATAGCGCGTCATCAGCTGATAAGCAGCTTCAATGGAATAGTCAGCCCGTTGTGCTGGTAAAAAGAGTGAAACATTCAGCACACCGGGATCTGAAACGACCGCTAAGCCGCCCGAGTTACGCAATAACGTTTGATAGCCGGCCGCATTAAGGTCAGCGAGCCCCGTCGCTAAGGCTGGCAGTTGTTGATCGAGTAAGCCTAAGATGACGGTTGCGGGCAACTGCCAATAGTGAACTAATGGTTGCTGGATTTCAGCAGTTAACCATAATAAAGCGTTCGTATAAGCAAAGCTGTCCACGATTTCGTCAGGCTGGTAAAATTGTGTTAAAGTTGCAATAGTTGACTGCATGACGGTGCCATCCCCTCAAAATATCGGTTACAACGTTAATTATACTCGAAAAGTAAGCACCACGCAGGGCAATTACGGGATAGATTAATTTTTAGGGGTTTTTAAGAACATGGCTTATAATTAAACTAGTGATTGATACCGGCGTTGAGGGGCTAATTTTACCGCCGATATTTGGTTAATTAGTCGAATCCGAGGCTAGTTATTGCTGGTTTCGGCTGGAGCGTTTAAAATAGTATTATTGATAATAAGTAATTTAAATAAGGTTGGTTTCAAGCACAGTTGATGACTGGTGACTTGAAACGGCTACTGATTAGGAGGAACAGTGATGGACGATTTAACAACGGGGGTCCCAGTGGCAATCCATCTGGAGACGCAAGCGGTCCAAGCAGGTGATACCGCTAATTATGCCCTGGATGTTGAGGGTCAGTTAGTACAAATGGGGGACGCTTTTTACTTGCGGTACAAAGAAGTGAGTGATGATGCGGCGCCCGTTCCCGTAACCATCAAACTGGTTTCCAATGGCGATGTGGTCTTGACGCGGAGTGCTGAAAATCGGTTACGGCTCCATTTTGCTAATGGCAAACGGATTCAAGCTCGTTATCGGACACCGATGGGTATTTTGCCGGTCGACACGGTGACGCCGATGCTACAGGTCCGATTACGAGAACGACCATTTTCCGGTGAAGTCAACGTTAACTATCAGTTATATGCGGGCGAACAACCCATTGGCGACTACAAGCTGCGATTGCAATTTACAGCTTGATTTGGTATGATGAACTGTAAACCGTGGAAAGGACGTGCACCAGTTTGGAACTAAAACAATTTGATGGACAGAAGAAGTCCGAATTATCTTTAATCGAGGTTGGTCATGCGATTTTATCGCAACATGGTGATGCCATGGGCTTTGCCGATTTAGCTAACGCGGTACAATCTTATTTAGGTAAAAGCGACGAAGAGATTCGGGAGCGTTTATCACAATTTTATACCGATTTAAATATCGATGGTAGTTTCATTTCGCTCGGTGATAATATGTGGGGCCTGCGTGCATGGTACCCATTTGAATCCATTGACGAAGCGGTTATTCATACCGACGATGATGAGGATGAAGATCGGCCTAAGCGTAAAAAGCGTAAGAAGGTTAATGCCTTCTTAGCAGACGCCGGGGACGATGATGACGTAATCGATTACGATGACGACGATCCTGAAGACGATGATAACTACGATGATGATGACGATCAGACCGATGACGATGATGATTCGGCTAGCGCCAGCAAGTATGATGATTTATCTGGTGTCGATGATACCGATGATGATGCCGCTGACGAAACGTTGCCAGATGGTATCGAAGGTCAATTATCCGAGTTGAACGATGACGATGATGATGACGACTTCGATGATGATGACGACGAAACCGAAAACAAGTAGCCTATTTGCCAGGATTTAACTTGACGAATGTTCATTCTACTTGTATTATCTTATTTGGGCTCTCTGGTAGTCATACTAGAGACAAACGAACGAAATCAAGCTCCCTATTCACTGAATAGGGAGTTTTCTTTATTTATAATATCCCCACGAAATAAATCTTTAAGGAGTTATCACATGACCAAATATATTTTTGTAACTGGTGGCGTTGTGTCGTCAATTGGTAAAGGTATTGTCGCAGCATCATTAGGGAGATTACTGAAAAATCGGGGCTTAAAAGTCACCATTCAGAAGTTTGATCCATATATCAACGTTGATCCTGGTACGATGAGTCCTTACCAACATGGTGAAGTCTTTGTTACTGATGACGGGACGGAAACTGATTTGGACTTGGGACATTACGAACGGTTCATCGACATTAACTTGAACAAGTATTCCAATGTAACGACCGGTAAGATTTATTCAGAAGTTCTACAAAAAGAACGACGGGGCGATTATTTAGGGGCCACGGTCCAAGTTATCCCACATATTACTAATGCAATTAAAGAAAAAATTATGCGGGCCGGCACGACGACTGATTCTGATATTGTTATCACTGAAATTGGTGGGACGGTTGGGGATATTGAATCCTTACCATTTATTGAAGCGTTACGCCAAATGAAGAGTGACTTAGGGTCAGACAATGTGTTCTACATTCACACCACTTTAATTCCTTATTTGCGAGCTGCGGGTGAAATGAAGACCAAACCAACGCAACATTCCGTTAAAGAACTCCGGAGTTACGGAATTCAACCTAATATGTTGGTGGTACGGACTGAACAACCAATTACGCGCGAAATGCGTAATAAGATTGCGTCATTTTGTGATGTTGAACCAGAAGCCGTAATTGAATCCTTGGATGTTAAGACGATCTATTCTATTCCATTGAATGTGCAAAAACAAAATATGGATCAGATTGTCTTAGATCATTTTGAAATGCAAGCACCTAAGGCTGATATGAGCGAATGGGAAAACCTTGAACGGCACGTACAGCACCTCTCACGGACAATTAAGATTGCTTTGGTTGGGAAGTACGTTGCGTTACAAGATGCCTATATCTCTGTTACAGAAGCCTTAAAGCATGCCGGTTATACGGATGATGCCGAAATTGAACTCAATAAGATTTCCGCCGAAGAGGTTACGCCTGAAAATGTGCAAGCCTTACTTGGCGATGCAGACGGTATCTTGGTTCCCGGTGGCTTTGGCGATCGTGGGATTGAAGGTAAGATTACGACCATTAAGTATGCGCGCGAAAACGATGTGCCATTCTTAGGGATTTGTTTAGGAATGCAAATGGCAAGTGTTGAATTTGCCCGTGACGTCTTAAACTTAAAGACGGCTAATTCAACAGAAATTGATCCAGACACGCCAGACAACATTATTGATTTGATGGCGGACCAAGAAGATGTTGAAGAAATGGGTGGTACCCAGCGTTTGGGCGCTTATCCTTGCAAGTTGAAGCCGGGAACGGTTGCGGCTAAAGCTTATCATAATGAAGAAGTTGTCATGGAACGGCACCGTCATCGGTATGAATTCAACAACGAATACCGTGAAGCGATGGAAGCTAAAGGGATGGTCTTTTCTGGGACTTCGCCAGATAACCGCTTGGTAGAAGTGATTGAATTACCTAAGCAACGGTTCTTTGTTGCAAGTCAGTATCATCCAGAGTTTTTATCACGTCCCAACCGGCCTGAAGGCTTATTCAAGGCTTTCATTGATGCCGCAAATGTGACGGGTACTGTTAAATAACGATTGAATAAATGAGTTTGGGGTAACCCAAGCTTATTTTTTTTACAAGAAAAGTTAAAATCGGTAATGAAAACGGTTAAATTTATTAAGTTTAAAATTTTATGCGCAAAAAAGATTACAGTTTCCTGATATTGGTTGTTTTTTTGCATGACATTCTTTATTATGGTTATTGATTGTATGATACAGTGTGACACTTATTTAGCGAGGAAAGTTATGTTATGAAAAAAATGATTATCCATGGCGGAAAACGACTTTCTGGGGAATTAACGATCGGTGGCGCAAAAAATAGTACCGTCGCACTGATTCCTGCTGCGATCCTAGCAGACACTCCGGTCCGATTTGATACGGTTCCGCATATCTTAGACGTACACAATTTAAAAATTATTCTGGAATCGATGAATGTCCATTCCACTTTTGAAAATGATGTTTTAACGATTGATCCAACGCATATTAATGAATCTGAATTACCAAGTCACGCAATTAAAAGCTTGCGGGCCTCTTATTATTTTATGGGCGCATTACTCGGGCGATTTAATCGAGCAACCGTTACATTCCCCGGTGGGGATAATATCGGTCCGCGTCCAATTGACCAGCACATCAAAGGGTTTAAGGCTCTGGGTGCCAACGTTGTCGAAAAAAATGATTCCGTTTTTATTTCGACGGGTACGGAAGGCTTACATGGCGCCCGTATTTTCTTAGACGTCGTCTCAGTTGGGGCAACGATTAACATTATCTTAGCCGCCGTCAAAGCACACGGGACGACGACTATTGAGAATGCTGCTAAAGAACCTGAAATTATTGATTTAGCCACGTTTTTGAATAACTTAGGGGCCAAAGTTCGCGGTGCCGGTACGGATGTTATCCGGATTGAAGGTGTGGACTCATTACGGTCACGAGCAACCCACACGATTATTCCTGATCGGATTGAAACTGGGACTTATTTGTCATTAGCTGCGGCGATGGGCGATGGCGTCTTATTAAAGAATGTGATTCCAGAACACATGGAGTCCTTCACGGCTAAAATGTTCGAAATGGGCGTTGATCTACAGATTAATGAAGATAGTATTTATGTGCCGCGTGTTGGGGAATTAAGCCCAGTGCGGGTTAAGACGATGACCTATCCAGGCTTTGCCACGGATTTACAACAACCGATTACCCCACTATTATTGCGGGCTAACGGGAGCAGTGTGGTCATTGATACGATTTATCCACAACGAACGCAACACATTGCACAACTAAGAAAAATGGGCGCTAATATTCACGTTCAAGATAACTTAATTGTGGTGGGCCATTCAGCTCATCTGCAAGGTGCGCACGTGGAGGCCGGAGAAATCCGCTCCGGTGCGGCCTTAATGATTGCTGGACTAATTGCCAATGGAACGACTGAGATTTCTCGCGCCGATAATATTTTACGTGGTTATGACCGAGTGGTTGAAAAGTTGCATACGTTAGGTGCCGATGTCGAAATCGCAACTGACGAACAGGTTCCTGAGGGCTAAATCCGCCCATCATAAGCTGAGAAAGAGCAGTGATAATGGAAAAGATTTTAACGATGCATGACCTTGAGCAAAAGACCCTCAAGGAAATTTATACGTATGCGCGTGACTATAAAATTCAATATTATTCACAAATGAATAAAAAAGAATTGTCATTAGCAGTTTTAAGAGAACAAGATAAGAAGCGCGGCTTTGTCCAAATGGAAGGTGTCCTTGAAATAATTGGACAAGAGGGCTACGGCTTTTTGCGTCCAATTAATTACGGCCCTTCTCAAGAGGATATTTACATTTCGCAGTCGCAAATTCATCGTTTTGGATTACGCAATGGGGATTATGTCGCTGGGCAAGCTCGGCCACCCAAGCCCAGTGAACGGTATTATGGGTTGATGCGCGTGGGCACCGTTAATGGTAAGGATCCGAATGAGGCGAAACAACGGCCCCATTTTCCAGCGCTCACGCCGTTGTATCCCGAACGTCAGATTAAGCTGAGTACCAATAAGCAAACGTTATCAACTCGGTTGATTGATACATTTGTGCCGATTGGTTTCGGGCAACGGGGCTTAATTGTTGCGCCCCCTAAGGCGGGGAAAACGACGCTGCTTAAAAATATTGCTAATGGGATTATGACGAATTATCCCCAAGCAAAATTAATCATGTTATTAATTGATGAACGGCCAGAAGAAGTGACTGATTTGGAACGCTCGATTAAAGGCGAGGTTGTGAGCTCAACTTTCGATCAACAACCACAAAACCATGTTCGTGTGGCAGAACTGGTCTTGGAGCGGGCCCGTCGCTTAGTAGAAGATAAACAGGATGTGGTCATCTTGTTAGATTCCATCACACGGTTGACGCGTGCGTACAACTTAACGATGCCTTCTAGTGGGCGCACGTTATCTGGTGGTTTAGACCCAACGGCTTTCTATAAGCCCAAGCGGTTCTTCGGTTCAGCCCGAAATATTGAAGAGGGCGGTAGTCTGACAATCTTAGGGACGGCATTAGTCGAAACGGGTAGTCGGATGGACGATATGATTTATGAGGAATTTAAGGGAACCGGTAACTCGGAGTTACAGCTCTCCCGGGAATTGGCCGAACGGCGAGTCTTCCCCGCACTAGATTTGAAACAATCTAGTACGCGAAAAGAAGAACTCTTGTTGCGGCAGGCTAATTTAGAGCCAGTCTGGCAATTACGGCGGTCAATGACGGGGAATGCGTTGGAGTATACGGAACAGATTCTCCAATTCTTAAAGCATACCGATACTAATACGGCGTTCTTACACGATTTAGGCAGTCTGAAATTTAATCCAGCTAGTCGGCGGTCACATAGATAACCGTTGCGTGTTGCGCGGATTCATGATAAGATATTTAGCGTTGATTAAAACTATGATAATCTCTGTCTCAGCAAATGATTCAGGGCAAAGGAGCGTAATATTATGCAAAAAGGAATTCATCCAGATTACCACCAAGTGGTTTTCCAAGATTCAACAACTGGTTTTAAGTTTATCTCTGGTTCAACAGCAACGTCTGACGAAACTGTTGAATGGGAAGACGGTAACACTTACCCATTAATCCGGGTTGAAGTTACTTCGGACTCACATCCTTTCTACACTGGTAAGCAAAAGTTTACCAAGGTCGATGGTGCGGTCGATCGTTTCAACAAGAAATATGGTCTCAAATAAGCGTTTATTTAATAAAAAGTCAGCCGAATTATCGGGTGACTTTTTTTGTGTTTTCGCTAATTGTTGTGAGTGGGCGCTCGAAGTCGACGCACTTGCTCATCAATACAAAACAGCCGCTGCAAGAAGTTTGACTTCTTACAGCGGCTGTCTTTGGAATCAGTTAAGATTAGTAACGTAATAACGCTAGGGCAGCCGTCTCAACGGGCATCCGCTTAGCTGGAATAATTCGAATCTGACCTTGCTTACTCATGACCACATCGACTAAATCGTCGATTAAGTTATCTGGCATGCGCAATTCAGTGGTTTGAACCTGACCACTAGCGGTAATGGTCCCACTGACTTGAGCATCCGTTGCGACAATTAGGGTATCAATTCGACCAGCTAAGGCCGGCTTAATCATGTCAAATGGATCATCTAAGGCTAATTGTCTTGACTTGGCATTATCGTAACGAGTTAAGAGAATATCCGTTAATTCGGTATGCCATTTCGTTTGAATCGGAGTGGTTGCCGCTTGGATTTCCGTTAAGGATAGGCCATTTGGCGATGTCTCGATTAATAGGTGTTGTGACAAGTACGGGTTCTTACTAAGTTTCCGGAAAGCGGCCTGATTGTTCCCCAAACTCATCAAGATTAATGGGCGTTGTGACGCCTGCGAGTAGTGGGTTAAACAATACTGGTCGACTTGCAAGAAGTAGTTACGTTGGTCAATTTCGCGTTCTTCAGCTTTAGCATTGTGACCATGATAGTTGACACCATGAGCTGGGCTTGAGTTAAAGTTTAAGTCACCACCACGTTTTTCAGACCCTAGGGCTTTTTTCAGTGTAGTGGGGGCGTCATCTGGCAACGGTACTGCTGTTAATTGACCTTGGCGTTGTTGGTAAAGCGCCATTGTAGTTTCACTTAGGGCTAAGAGGTCAAAATCGAATTCATTTTGACGGTCCGCTAAGATTGGTCGAATCGCTGGCATACTGTTGACGATGACTTGATTATCAGTAGGCGTTTGTAAATCGAAAATTAATAGTTGTTGGGCGTTAGCAATCAAGCCAGTTTGTGGGCCAGTATGCTTTAACCAGAAACTATTGTCATTAGCTAATTGATCGAATTGGACTTGGAACGGTCGAAAACTCGTTTTAGGAAAGCGTTGCGTTAATTGTTCCTGAGCGTCACTCACGAGTTGTTTAAATTGTAAACGGCGTCGGTTCAAATCGTTTAAAACGGCTTCAGTGTTCAGATAGATGGCGATGAATGGTCCGGCATCGCGTTGTTGCATTAATTGGTTAAGATCATTTTTTACCATGATATCCATAGGTCCAACCTACTTTCTTTTAGTTGATGTTAATAGCATAACAGACCAAGTATCGATTATGCAAATGTTATGAACTGAATAAGTAATAATTGATTGTTTAAAAACATTTAAGAACGCCCCTTTCTTATTGGGGCTAATTAAGGTATATTTACGTTGAACTGTGATGATAATGGTTAAGGATTGGGGGAGGTCTGGCGATGCAGCCAAAGAAGAGAACCGGCTTGAAGTGGTTAGGACGAGGCGTTTTTGCACTTTTGATTGCCTTGTCGTTAGCTTTGATTTTTAATGAACAGATCAAAGACCAAATGGTTAGCTCATATGCGCCCAAGATTACGGCTAAATCGGTCAAAAAGAATACTAAAAAACAAGGTGATTTTGATTTTACTAAAGTGAAGTCACTCGATTTTCAAACGGTCGCTAAGGCTCGTTTGAATAAGTCGGCGGTCAATGTGGTGGGGTCGATTGCGATTCCAGCGATTGAGTTATATTTGCCAATCGGTAAAGGTGTCAGCAATGCTACGCTCGCGTTATCAGCTGGGACGTTGAAAGCCGATCAGACGATGGGAACGGGTAACTATGCGTTAGCGGGACACCACATGATTAAGCATGGCGCCTTATTTAGTCCGCTCTATTATAAGAGTCAAGTGGGGCAACTGATTTATTTGACGGATGCCCAATCTATTTATGCGTATAAGACGACGCAACGTCAGTTTATTGCTGCAACGGATGTGGCGGTGATTAATGACGTTCCTGGTCAAAAACTGATTACGCTGATTACGTGTGATAAGACGGGTGCGGGGCGGTTAATGATTCGAGGGCAATATGTACAAAAATGGGCCTTTACGCAAGCGCCCGCTGCTGTACAAAAGTCATTTGAAAGTCATTTCAATAACAAATATTAAATTTTGAGCCGCTAAGTGTTGTTAGGCGGTGATTCACGGTACAATAGTGTTAGTATCAGATTTTATGAGGAGGTTACACTTGATGGTTGGATTAATTATTATTGCAGTGGTGCTGGTCTTGGTGGCAATCTATGCAATTATCTATAACGGCATCGTTAAAGCCCGGATGTACACCCAAGAGGCTTGGAGTCAAATCGACGTTCAGTTGAAACGGCGGAGTGATTTAATTCCGAACTTAGTGAGCACTGTTAAAGGGTATGCGAAGCACGAAAAAAGTACTTTGGAACAAGTTGTCGCGTTGCGAAATCAATTAACCCAGGTTCCTAGTGGTGATCATCAGCAATCCATGGCGGTTTCTGATCAATTAACGGGTTCATTGAAAAGTATCTTCGCCCTCGCTGAGAACTATCCTGATTTGAAAGCCAATCAGGAATTCAGCAAGTTAATGGAAGAATTAACGAATTCAGAAAATAAAATTGCCTATTCACGGCAGTTATTTAATTCAAGTGCAGCTAGTTATAATATGAAATTGCAACAATTCCCATCTAATTTGGTGGCTGGGGTGCATCATTTCCAACCAACTGAATTCTTAACGGTGCCAGAAGCTGAAAAAGCTGCGCCAACCGTTTCATTTGATGATTAGAGGTTACGCCCATGTTATTTGAGCAAATTGCCCGCAATAAGCGGCACACGGTTTACGTGATGGCCGCTTTTGTCATGTTAGTGGCTGTAATTGGTTTAGCGGTCGGCTATGTCTTTTTTGATAGTGCCGTGGCTGGACTCGTGATGGCCCTAATTGTGGCGTTAATTTATATTGGGATTATGGTCGGTCAGTCGACCAATGTGGTTATGAGTATGAATCATGCCCATGAAATTCAGCAAGTTGATGAAGCACCTGAGCTTTGGCACATGGTTGAAGATATGGCGCTGGTTGCGAAAGTCCCAATGCCACGAGTCTTCATTATCGATGATGCCAGTCCGAATGCGTTTGCGACAGGCAATAACCCGGAACATGCGGCGGTGGCCGTCACTACTGGTATTCAAGCCCGCTTAA
This genomic window from Lactobacillus sp. CBA3606 contains:
- a CDS encoding HD domain-containing protein; the protein is MSYRNQLLPMEKVFRDPVHDYVYIQHQVILDLINTSEFQRLRRIKQLGTTSLTFHGAEHSRFGHCLGVYEVSRRICDNFERNYPTKTPGDGGWDDRERLVTLCAALLHDIGHGAYSHTFEHIFHTDHEALTVKILTSPETEVNQVLRQVAPEFPSQVAAVIQKTYPNPQVVQMISSQIDADRMDYLLRDSYFTGTNYGNFDLTRILRVMHPYQGGITFAMEGMHAVEDYIVSRFQMYMQVYFHPVSRSMEVILDHLLERANELYQSHAADAEATPHMLLPFFNNDFTLQDYLRLDDGVLNTYFTHWRDSQDPILADLATRFLDRRPLKSARIDAQTQSLVPQLQTLIERAGFNSHYYTDTNDSYDLPYDAYDPKMKKPRTQIELMQEDGSLVELSTVSDLVRAITGKVSGDRRFFFPKEMLSRTAEVDLFDPIYQAFQQHIQNDRLII
- a CDS encoding lipoate--protein ligase family protein, producing the protein MQSTIATLTQFYQPDEIVDSFAYTNALLWLTAEIQQPLVHYWQLPATVILGLLDQQLPALATGLADLNAAGYQTLLRNSGGLAVVSDPGVLNVSLFLPAQRADYSIEAAYQLMTRYVQAVWPAWPIQAGEITHSYCPGTYDLSIAGQKIAGMSQRRTASALVIMLYLSVNGDQTQRSQLIQQFYQTSLAGQLDDRFPQVDPRVMTTMAAKLQRPLTVPTVIQRFDTVLAQHGTVDQQQLPRLIAEPEFQAHLAHAYQQMRRRQERLK
- a CDS encoding UDP-N-acetylglucosamine 1-carboxyvinyltransferase translates to MKKMIIHGGKRLSGELTIGGAKNSTVALIPAAILADTPVRFDTVPHILDVHNLKIILESMNVHSTFENDVLTIDPTHINESELPSHAIKSLRASYYFMGALLGRFNRATVTFPGGDNIGPRPIDQHIKGFKALGANVVEKNDSVFISTGTEGLHGARIFLDVVSVGATINIILAAVKAHGTTTIENAAKEPEIIDLATFLNNLGAKVRGAGTDVIRIEGVDSLRSRATHTIIPDRIETGTYLSLAAAMGDGVLLKNVIPEHMESFTAKMFEMGVDLQINEDSIYVPRVGELSPVRVKTMTYPGFATDLQQPITPLLLRANGSSVVIDTIYPQRTQHIAQLRKMGANIHVQDNLIVVGHSAHLQGAHVEAGEIRSGAALMIAGLIANGTTEISRADNILRGYDRVVEKLHTLGADVEIATDEQVPEG
- the rpoE gene encoding DNA-directed RNA polymerase subunit delta, which translates into the protein MELKQFDGQKKSELSLIEVGHAILSQHGDAMGFADLANAVQSYLGKSDEEIRERLSQFYTDLNIDGSFISLGDNMWGLRAWYPFESIDEAVIHTDDDEDEDRPKRKKRKKVNAFLADAGDDDDVIDYDDDDPEDDDNYDDDDDQTDDDDDSASASKYDDLSGVDDTDDDAADETLPDGIEGQLSELNDDDDDDDFDDDDDETENK
- the yidA gene encoding sugar-phosphatase; amino-acid sequence: MSVKLIAIDMDGTLLNEHSELNPATIQAVQAARAQGIKVVLCTGRPLSGVTPFLKQLAITGDDEYVVTFNGAMAQTVEGRIITSLTLSHNDYIDIEALSRKIGVHCHVESEDHIYTANANISPYTVGESFLVNMPVRYRTAEQMRSDLPIVKCMFIDDPQILAAAIKKIPAEIYDRYYLVQSEAYFLELMNPAASKGRTLQVLAERLGFTADEVMAIGDQGNDLSMLKYATNSVAMGNAIPQAKALAKYETKTNRQDGVAHAINTWALTK
- a CDS encoding DUF1934 domain-containing protein, with product MDDLTTGVPVAIHLETQAVQAGDTANYALDVEGQLVQMGDAFYLRYKEVSDDAAPVPVTIKLVSNGDVVLTRSAENRLRLHFANGKRIQARYRTPMGILPVDTVTPMLQVRLRERPFSGEVNVNYQLYAGEQPIGDYKLRLQFTA
- a CDS encoding CTP synthase, encoding MTKYIFVTGGVVSSIGKGIVAASLGRLLKNRGLKVTIQKFDPYINVDPGTMSPYQHGEVFVTDDGTETDLDLGHYERFIDINLNKYSNVTTGKIYSEVLQKERRGDYLGATVQVIPHITNAIKEKIMRAGTTTDSDIVITEIGGTVGDIESLPFIEALRQMKSDLGSDNVFYIHTTLIPYLRAAGEMKTKPTQHSVKELRSYGIQPNMLVVRTEQPITREMRNKIASFCDVEPEAVIESLDVKTIYSIPLNVQKQNMDQIVLDHFEMQAPKADMSEWENLERHVQHLSRTIKIALVGKYVALQDAYISVTEALKHAGYTDDAEIELNKISAEEVTPENVQALLGDADGILVPGGFGDRGIEGKITTIKYARENDVPFLGICLGMQMASVEFARDVLNLKTANSTEIDPDTPDNIIDLMADQEDVEEMGGTQRLGAYPCKLKPGTVAAKAYHNEEVVMERHRHRYEFNNEYREAMEAKGMVFSGTSPDNRLVEVIELPKQRFFVASQYHPEFLSRPNRPEGLFKAFIDAANVTGTVK
- a CDS encoding type B 50S ribosomal protein L31 encodes the protein MQKGIHPDYHQVVFQDSTTGFKFISGSTATSDETVEWEDGNTYPLIRVEVTSDSHPFYTGKQKFTKVDGAVDRFNKKYGLK
- the rho gene encoding transcription termination factor Rho, which produces MEKILTMHDLEQKTLKEIYTYARDYKIQYYSQMNKKELSLAVLREQDKKRGFVQMEGVLEIIGQEGYGFLRPINYGPSQEDIYISQSQIHRFGLRNGDYVAGQARPPKPSERYYGLMRVGTVNGKDPNEAKQRPHFPALTPLYPERQIKLSTNKQTLSTRLIDTFVPIGFGQRGLIVAPPKAGKTTLLKNIANGIMTNYPQAKLIMLLIDERPEEVTDLERSIKGEVVSSTFDQQPQNHVRVAELVLERARRLVEDKQDVVILLDSITRLTRAYNLTMPSSGRTLSGGLDPTAFYKPKRFFGSARNIEEGGSLTILGTALVETGSRMDDMIYEEFKGTGNSELQLSRELAERRVFPALDLKQSSTRKEELLLRQANLEPVWQLRRSMTGNALEYTEQILQFLKHTDTNTAFLHDLGSLKFNPASRRSHR